DNA from Dissulfurirhabdus thermomarina:
GAGGGCGCCCACCACGTTCTTGCCGCGCTTTCCGAGCCCCTCCATGAGACCCACGGCGCAGGTGCTCTTGCCCTCCCCGAGGGGAGTCGGGGTGATGGCCGTGACGTCGATGTACTTCCCGTCCGGGCGGTCCTTCAGCCGCTCGAGGGCCTTGGCGTAGTCGATCTTCGCCACGTAGTGGCCGTAGGGCAGGAGTTCCTCCTTGTCGAGGCCCAGCTCGTCACCGAGCTGGTAGACGGTCTTCATGTGTTCCTCCGCCGCCTCGGCGATCTGCCAGTCCTTCATCTTGGTGGGGTCGAGCTGCATGCGATGTCCTCCCTCCGGATCGAGATTGACGGGAACGCGGACGCCCCCCGCCTGGATCGGCCGCGGGCCGGGTGAATCGGGATTCAGAATTCCTAACCGACCGGGCGCGGGCTTGTCAATCCCCGGCCCCCCCGGTCGGGGCCCCGCCGGGGCCGCCCGAGGCCCCGTCGATGTCCACGATGCGGGTGCGGCCCACGTAGGGCTTGACCTGGTAGCGGCTGATGCCGGCGATGCGGCGGCCGATCTCCGCCATGCGTTCCACCTCGGCCTCCAGCTTGTCCACCAGGGCCTGGGCGGGGTGATCCGGTGGGACCTTCCGGCGGAGGAACCAGGCCAGGCCCACGATGACCTGGATGGGTTGGTTCATCTCGTGGGCCGCGGCGCCGGCCATCTCGAGGACCCCGGCGAGGCGCTCCCGCTCGAGCCGCTCGGCCTCGGCCCGCCGCTGTTCCGTGACGTCGAGCAGGACGGCCACGGCGTGCCGGGGCCCGCCATCCCGCCCCGGCGGACACGAGACGTGCCAGGCCACGTCCCGGGCCCGCCCGAGCCCGTCGGCCATGCGCACCACGAAGTGGGTGCCCGCGGCCCCCAGCCGGAGGCGGTCGATCTCCTCCCGGAGCGCGGCGAGGTCCGCCTCGATCACCCCCGTCTCCACGGAGCGGCCCACGAACTCGGCGCGGGCCCGCCCCACCAGGGCCAGGGCCGCCCGGTTGGCGTCCGTCCACTCCCCCGCCTCCACCGAAAAACGCGCGATCCCGATCCCGGGCGGTCCCTCGGCGAGGAAGCGGTACCGGCCGTAGCCCTCCCGCTGGAGGGCCGCCGCACGGGTGAGGAAGGGAAGCAGCCTCCGGAGCCGGAAAAGCAGCACGAGCAGGAGGACCGTGGAGACCGCCGTGCCGGCGCCGGCGGCGGCGAGCAGCCCGGAAAGGCGCCGCAGCGTCTCCACCCGGACCGGGACGGCCGCCCCAGCGGCGGGCCCGGCCGGAACCGCCTCCCCCCCGGCGGCCACGGATCGGGCCACCCTCGCCCGCTCCTCCCCCACCGCCCGCCGGAGCCCGTGGACCTCCACGAGGATCCAGCCCTCCAGGAGGGAGACGGCCGCCAGGACCAGCACCGCCCAGGCCCAGAAGCGGTCCGCCTTGGAACGGGGGCGCTTCACCTCGGCAACTGGCCGGTCAAGTGGAGGAACCCCTCGTGGAGGAACTGGCTGACGGCGAAGAAGGCGGCCAGCCACGCGGCCCACTTCGCCATCCGGGGCGGGGTCACCTCGTACTTGAACATCTTCCGTGTCAGGCCCACCAGGAGGAACATGGTCCCGACCCCATAGAAGAGGCAGAGGAAGAGGTTCCAGAGGGTCTGCCGCACGGCGCCGGCCGGCTCCCCGCCCCTCGCCACGAAGAGCAGGGTCAGGCCGACGGTCGCCGCCAGCTGGCGGATGTCCCGCCGGGTCCAGCCGGCGGGGGGATCGGTGGGGATCTCGGGGCGCACACGGACCTCCCGGGGACGCGGGGCGTCCTTGGATTTTGCGGAAACCGCGCTAGAGTAGCTTGCCATGGAATACTGCTTCGGTCCAGTCCGGTCCCGCCGCCTGGGGCGGTCCCTGGGGGTCGACATCCTCCCGGCCAAGACCTGCAACCTGAACTGCGTCTACTGCGAGGTGGGCCCCACCACCCGGTTCACCCTGGAGCGGGCCGAGTACCACCCCACCGCCGCCATCCTCGCCGAGCTCGAGGCGGTGCTCCGCGACCCGCCCGCTCCCTTCGACACCCTCACCTTCACCGCCTCGGGCGAGCCCACCCTCCACTCGGGCCTCGGGGAGCTGGTGGCCCGCGCCAAGGCCCTCACCGACCGGCCCGTGGCGCTGCTCACCAACGGGGTCCTCTTCTCCGACCCCGGGGTCCGGCGGGCGGTGCGCGATGTGGACATCCTCATGCCCTCCCTGGACGCCGCCCGGGCCGAGGCCTTCCGCGCCGTCAACCGGCCCCCGGCCGCCGTCCGGGTGGAGGACGTGGTGGAAGGCCTGGTCGCCCTCCGGCGGGAACACCCGGGGCGGATCTTCCTGGAGGTCCTCCTGGTCGGCGGCATGAACGACGGCCCGGCGGACGTCCAGGCCCTGGCCCGCGCCGTGGACCGGATCCGGCCCGACCGGGTGCAACTCAACACCGTGGCCCGGCCGCCGGCGGAGGCCGACGCGCGCCCCGTCCCCCGCGCCCGCCTCGAGGCCGTCCGGGCCGAGCTGGGGGACGCGGCCGAGATCATCGCCCCCGGCGAGCTCGTGGCCGAGGGCCGGGGCCGGCCCGTGGCCGTTCGGGAGCTGCTCCGCATCCTGCGGCGCCGGCCCTCCACCCCGGAAGACCTCGCCGTGGCCCTGGACCTCGAGCCGGCCGGGGTGCGGGACCTCCTCCACCGGCTGGAGGCCTCCGGGGAGGTGGCCGCGGAACGCCTCTCCGGCGTGCTCTTCTACCGGGCGGCGGGGGACACCGGCGGGCCGCCCCGC
Protein-coding regions in this window:
- a CDS encoding PAS domain S-box protein; the protein is MKRPRSKADRFWAWAVLVLAAVSLLEGWILVEVHGLRRAVGEERARVARSVAAGGEAVPAGPAAGAAVPVRVETLRRLSGLLAAAGAGTAVSTVLLLVLLFRLRRLLPFLTRAAALQREGYGRYRFLAEGPPGIGIARFSVEAGEWTDANRAALALVGRARAEFVGRSVETGVIEADLAALREEIDRLRLGAAGTHFVVRMADGLGRARDVAWHVSCPPGRDGGPRHAVAVLLDVTEQRRAEAERLERERLAGVLEMAGAAAHEMNQPIQVIVGLAWFLRRKVPPDHPAQALVDKLEAEVERMAEIGRRIAGISRYQVKPYVGRTRIVDIDGASGGPGGAPTGGAGD
- a CDS encoding radical SAM protein → MEYCFGPVRSRRLGRSLGVDILPAKTCNLNCVYCEVGPTTRFTLERAEYHPTAAILAELEAVLRDPPAPFDTLTFTASGEPTLHSGLGELVARAKALTDRPVALLTNGVLFSDPGVRRAVRDVDILMPSLDAARAEAFRAVNRPPAAVRVEDVVEGLVALRREHPGRIFLEVLLVGGMNDGPADVQALARAVDRIRPDRVQLNTVARPPAEADARPVPRARLEAVRAELGDAAEIIAPGELVAEGRGRPVAVRELLRILRRRPSTPEDLAVALDLEPAGVRDLLHRLEASGEVAAERLSGVLFYRAAGDTGGPPRH